caagagagcagaaaaacactgatggtatgttacacacacacacacacacacacacacacacacacacacacacacagaagggtATCAAAGTATCAAAACGCAGACATTTTAAGTGTTCACTCTTTCCAGTACTCCAGGGGGATGCTTGCACTGGCCACGATAGCCACAGTGCTGCTGGCTGCCATGGCCATCTATAACCTCCTCACGCCCAGGTTTACCTCCTCCCACCCTGCCCCAAGCAGCAGCCTCCGTCTGCCCAAGGGCGAGTCCTGCTCCGACCCCTGCAAGTAAGGAAAAcatctgctcacacacatggacacagaacCTGCACATTTACTCgaatttttttttgctttcataTCGCTGTGAATAAGCAAAGTTATAGACAACAAATTCgagaaatatatattaaaaacttCATTGGTAACATCAAAAGGGTTAGTGAGGAAATAATGAGAATAGAATGTAATAAATAAGATGGGAAATAATGGAAACAAATTTTAAATGGGCTAAAATATATCTTTAGCATTTGTGTACTATAATATTTTATCACTTATCAGTGTATTCATTACATGCTATGTCATATAACCTGGTATATAAGCCATAAGCTAATATAGACCATCATATCCACCTGGTTGATTTATCGGCCAGACTCATTTGTGAGCAGCAGGATTTCAGATATCAGTCAGTATCATTGAGACATCCCTTCTCTTCTGTCAGGATTGTTCTGGTGGAGAGCATCCCTGAAGGTCTGGAGTTTAACTCCAGCACCACTCACCCCTCCATCTATCAGGCCTGGCTCAGTCTGGCAGCCGAGGCTCGCAGCAGTCTCGACATCGCCTCCTTCTACTGGACACTCACCAACAAAGACACTGGCACCCACGAGCCGTCAGCCTATCAGGTCAGCCGGAGCTGGAATTAAACATGGTTCTTTTTAACAAATGGTTGTCTTTTTAACTACAGCAGAGCAGATGACAGACTAAGATAACTATGCTCTGGCTGTGTGACAGGGTGAAACCATCCTGAAGAAACTGGCTGAACTTTCAGGAAAGTTAGCTGTTCGTATCGCCGTCAACACGCCACAAGAGAGTCAGCCTCAGGACAACCTCCGGCTGCTCAACGACTCAGGTTCTAAAAATATCTTTATTCATTTTGAGATATTGATTCTAATGATGTCACTCAAAACTCTGTTCCTTCAATAGATAGTGAGCTTTTCCTATTACCAAATTAAAATTTACCCTTAGTTCATATATTCTGTTTCCTGTCCACAAATCTGAACTTCTTAGAAAACAATCTCAAACTGATGGTTGAATAGAAACAAAGGTACATGCATGAAGCTCATATCTACGGTTTATAAAtcatattcaaataaatgtctctgaactgactgtgtgtgtgtgtgtgtgtgtgtgtgtgtgtgtgtgtgtgtgtgtgtgtgtgtgtgcgtgtgcgtgtgtgtgcgcatgtgtgcgCATGTTTCAGGAGCTGATATCAGGACAGTGAATATGAGAGAGCTTACTACAGGCGTCCTACACACTAAGTTCTGGGTGGTTGACAAGAAGCACATTTACATTGGCAGTGCCAACATGGACTGGAGGTCCctcacacaggtacacacacacacgcacatgtgtGTCACCAGAATAAACTGGTTcaccaacatgttttttttctttgtgaatgtgaaatagtttttttctaaattgttTTATGGGGTTTTTGATGGTATCAAAAATAATGAGAAGCAGTGCAtgagagatttattttttaagttttatgtGTATTCAGTAATTCATCATTCAAAGATTCTAAGCTAGAAATCAAAGGTGTTCATGGAGCTCAGTCCAGTCTTAATGTTTCTTCTGCTTCTAACAGAAAGTTCTTGTGTTAGCTGAAGCTTATGGCCATATGCCACACTGTCGCAATCATTTAAATTAGCTTCAATACTGTGATGGTCGGAAATGTCTCAAACCACATCCTAAGTTTCGCTCACATCATCAGATATTTCATCCTAAAACATCCTGTTTTCAGTCTGCACCAACATCCTAAAAAACTGTGTTTTCGAAATCTTCAGATTTATTCTGATCCCTAAAAAGCTGATCTCTAGAATCAACAGGTTGATTGATAGTTGTTAACATAGTATAATTATTGTTGTAATGTAGTCATTTTGCTTTTTCTCGTGTTTAACGTATTTTAAAAATCTACAAGCTCTAACACTGTAAAGCCAAGTGATTGAGAATAAGTGAATGTTCTGGTGTGTTCCAGGTGAAGGAGCTGGGCGCGGTCGTCTACAACTGCAGCTGTTTGGCCGCAGACCTGAGTAAGATCTTTGAAGCCTATTGGTTCCTGGGGGAGAGTCAGTCGATCCCATCGCCGTGGCCAATCAGCTTCTCCACCCTCTACAACAAGGACACGCCTCTGCAGCTGCCGCTCAACAACACGCCGTCTGACGTTTATCTATCGGTGAGAAACATGCAGGGATAAAGGATGAAGATTGTTCTCCTTTGTGTTTTACTTAATTTTCGTGAAAccatttctttcattaaaacTCTTTCTGAGCAAATAATAAGCATGAACAAATATCATTTCTAACTTCTCTCTCAGAGTTCCCCTCCGTCGTTCTGTGCAGCCGGCAGGACTCCAGACCTTCAGTCCGTCCTCAGTGTGATGGACGATGCAGACAGCTTCATCTACATCGCTGTCATGAACTACCTGCCCACCATGGAGTTTTCACACCCTAAAAGGTACAGATGTGTCAGATATAATACAGCAAGAGAGAGTAGAGGAGAGTCAGATGATGATTTGATGACCACAGTGCGTCTGTTTCATCCTCTTGATTTTTAAAACCAGAGTACTAACATGTATAAGATAAGACAGAGGAAATTCAAACATGACACAGCAGCGAGAGGGGAAAATGTAGTaagaaatagaaataagaaTAGATAAtgaatctaaaaaaaataatataaaaactgtCTGTTAGAAAGGCACATATAATTGTGACGAGTCATtgattgaaataaaaagaaactgcacaggtgttatttagattttattttagaaaaactACAGTCATGTAGTAATGAATTTGAGGTGGTTTTATTCCCTCATACTCATCACATTGCGCCCCCTGCAGGTATTGGGCAGACATTGACACCCAGCTGAGGAGAGTGGCATACGAGAAGCGAATCAAAGTTCGCCTGTTGATCAGCTGCTGGGCGAGCACCCAGCCCGTCATGATCTCATTCCTGAAGTCTCTGGCCTCCGTTTACGAGCCCAAGAGCAAACTTGACATCCAGGTGGTAAGTGCatcttttctatttctgtccGAAGAAAGGAAAACTAGAAAGGAAATTGTACATATCGTGATGTGTATCCTGTAGTAAAACCAATCCTGCATATCCTGTAGTAAAAACCTTTCCTGATAACTTGTTCCACTATCCAGAGGCTGTTTGTAGTTCCTGCCAGCCCCAAGCAGAAGGAGATTCCCTTCGCTAGAGTCAACCACAACAAGTACATGGTGACGGACAAGATCGCTTATATCGGTATGGCTGTAGATACGTTGTATGTTTCATGTGACACACATAAgcttttttaaatgcatcatgCTGTGAtgaacactcacacacctgaCTGTTAATATAATTCAATGATAagacttttttcccccttaaaACATGTAATTTTACCAAATATGATTAATTATATCACAAgaaatttgtgtaaaaaaagtcTTGAtgtaattttaaaacatttaatacgctaaattattaattgattaatcaaataaagGTGAGTTAGCTTTGATTTACCCactaatattaatagtaatatgAATGTCCTCTCAGCCTTTTCTTTAAGCAAAAGTAAAGAATGCTCTTCAGTATAATCTCTGTGGTTCTGTTTCCAGGTACGTCTAACTGGTCAGGTGACTACTTTGTGCACACCGCTGGCTCTGCATTGGTTGTCAATCAGACCGCATCACAGTCCATGGAGCCGACCGTCCAATCACAGCTGAAGGCCGTATTTGAGAGGGACTGGGACTCCGACTACAGCACGCCTCTCACCCAACACTCAAACCTCAAAGTCATCTGTTAGGTTCTACAGCCAATAATGCAAACACTGGCACTCCTCTGTTTAACATGCACAGAGCTGTAGGTGCACATTTAATGTATGTCTTAAGATTCTCAAGGACACTTGGACGAatcagttgaaacaatagaaacccCTTAGCTGAAACATCAGCCGCAGACAAGCCCTCGGTGGAGCCaagcttctctgtgtgtgagaataaaatTTCCAGCTGACTTGTTTTATCACAGCTTCAGTGCCAAACTCCACTATGAGAGAAATATGCCTCAAACCACTTAACAGCTCGGTAATGCCAGTCTACACATTGTTCAAGGCGAGAAATTCTTTACGTCTCTTTGCTGTTCCGATCGATGCTGACCTAGGATTCGATATGTAATAAGATGCAGTCAGTTAGATCcagtttttgtgtctgtcatcaGCTCAGCACCAAACATACGAGTGCCGCCATCATTCTGATTCGGAGTCTGCAGTGATTGTTTTGTGCAAAGCTGCAGTATCAAGGtcagagtcagtctcagctgtcaatcaggatgTTTAACCCCTTTAATGAACACTTCGAGTGATAGGAAGTACAGACAATGGCAGAAACCATTGTTAAGGAACATGTATTTGATGTGTGCTTTGTTTAGTTTTGacaatgtcccatctgctaacatggaggaggctgagtTTATTATCtagactgcagccagccaccaggtttttttggggggggctATCAtcttgttcatctttatatgcagtttataacaaaacaaaacttcaaCTAACATGAACGTTAAACACTCAAATAATCCTGTGGTTTGTATTATATCATGCTGTAACACTAGGGGTCActgtttcatcttttcattaCTCATGAATGTTAATTGATAGCTTTCTCATTTTAAAGATcaatcactttgtttttttatcttagCTCATCTCAGGGagaaaaatattgtgttttcttaGCGAATCAATTTACTTTGCTGGACTTTGCTGTGCCTGAACTGTAATTATAAAATAAGGATTTTAAACTCACTGTTTTTAAAGTAATTTCATTTGGAGgaacaaacatttgattttagAAGTTTGCAGCTGTAGTGATTGACGATGATCAAATCGAATGTCCACTGTGTGGAGTGATTTCAAACTTCTAAATAGCAAAGACACTGTTG
The Paralichthys olivaceus isolate ysfri-2021 chromosome 11, ASM2471397v2, whole genome shotgun sequence genome window above contains:
- the pld3 gene encoding 5'-3' exonuclease PLD3 isoform X1 — translated: MTMKIDVPYNQLVNVEERKQESRKTLMYSRGMLALATIATVLLAAMAIYNLLTPRFTSSHPAPSSSLRLPKGESCSDPCKIVLVESIPEGLEFNSSTTHPSIYQAWLSLAAEARSSLDIASFYWTLTNKDTGTHEPSAYQGETILKKLAELSGKLAVRIAVNTPQESQPQDNLRLLNDSGADIRTVNMRELTTGVLHTKFWVVDKKHIYIGSANMDWRSLTQVKELGAVVYNCSCLAADLSKIFEAYWFLGESQSIPSPWPISFSTLYNKDTPLQLPLNNTPSDVYLSSSPPSFCAAGRTPDLQSVLSVMDDADSFIYIAVMNYLPTMEFSHPKRYWADIDTQLRRVAYEKRIKVRLLISCWASTQPVMISFLKSLASVYEPKSKLDIQVRLFVVPASPKQKEIPFARVNHNKYMVTDKIAYIGTSNWSGDYFVHTAGSALVVNQTASQSMEPTVQSQLKAVFERDWDSDYSTPLTQHSNLKVIC
- the pld3 gene encoding 5'-3' exonuclease PLD3 isoform X2, giving the protein MYSRGMLALATIATVLLAAMAIYNLLTPRFTSSHPAPSSSLRLPKGESCSDPCKIVLVESIPEGLEFNSSTTHPSIYQAWLSLAAEARSSLDIASFYWTLTNKDTGTHEPSAYQGETILKKLAELSGKLAVRIAVNTPQESQPQDNLRLLNDSGADIRTVNMRELTTGVLHTKFWVVDKKHIYIGSANMDWRSLTQVKELGAVVYNCSCLAADLSKIFEAYWFLGESQSIPSPWPISFSTLYNKDTPLQLPLNNTPSDVYLSSSPPSFCAAGRTPDLQSVLSVMDDADSFIYIAVMNYLPTMEFSHPKRYWADIDTQLRRVAYEKRIKVRLLISCWASTQPVMISFLKSLASVYEPKSKLDIQVRLFVVPASPKQKEIPFARVNHNKYMVTDKIAYIGTSNWSGDYFVHTAGSALVVNQTASQSMEPTVQSQLKAVFERDWDSDYSTPLTQHSNLKVIC